A genomic segment from Brienomyrus brachyistius isolate T26 chromosome 9, BBRACH_0.4, whole genome shotgun sequence encodes:
- the pals2a gene encoding MAGUK p55 subfamily member 6a isoform X1 produces MTVASAKCTSAMQQVLDNLDDLPSSTGAEDIDLIFLKGIIESPIVRSLAKAHERLEDVKLEAVQDNNVALVTEILEDIRGLSLQDRSASELSRILTEPHFQSLLEAHDQVASKSYDTLPSEVTKDSSTGNCLQADAVRMIGIQKKSGEPLGVTFRVENGELVIARILHGGMIDRQGLLHVGDVIKEINGHGTGGDPHHLQDMLKESSGSLTLKILPSYREQAAPSQVYLKPYFDYNPANDNLIPCKEAGLGFSRGSVLQIVNKEDPNWWQACHVVGGVTGLIPSQFLEEKRKAFVRRDWDGSGMLCGTVSGKKKRRMMYLTAKNAEFDRHELQIYEEVAKMPPFQRKTLVLIGAQGVGRRSLKNRLMILNPSRFGTTVPFTSRSPREDERDGHSYRFVTRTEMEADIKTGRYLEHGEYDGNLYGTKMDSIHGVVSSGQTCILDVNPQALKVLKTAEFMPFVVFIAAPELETLRAMHKAVVDAGITTKLLTDNDLKKTVDESARIQRAYDHYFDLTIVNNNLDKAFEELQVAVDKLCSEPQWVPVSWVY; encoded by the exons ATGACGGTGGCCAGCGCCAAGTGCACGTCGG CCATGCAGCAGGTCCTGGACAACCTCGACGACCTGCCCAGCTCCACGGGGGCCGAGGATATCGACCTGATCTTCCTGAAGGGCATCATTGAGAGCCCCATCGTCCGCTCGCTCGCCAAG gcccacGAGCGGCTAGAGGACGTGAAGCTGGAGGCGGTCCAGGACAACAACGTGGCGCTGGTAacggagatcctggaggacatccgcgGCCTGAGCCTGCAGGACCGCAGTGCCTCAGAGCTCTCCAGGATCCTGACGGAGCCGCACTTCCAG TCGCTGTTGGAGGCTCACGACCAGGTAGCGTCGAAGTCCTACGACACCCTGCCATCCGAGGTCACTAAGGACTCATCGACGGGCAACTGTCTGCAGGCGGACGCTGTGCGGATGATCGGAATTCAGAAGAAGAGTGGAGAACCGCTG GGGGTGACGTTCCGCGTGGAGAACGGCGAGCTCGTGATCGCCCGCATCCTGCACGGCGGCATGATCGACCGGCAGGGCCTGCTGCACGTGGGCGACGTCATCAAGGAGATCAACGGGCACGGAACGGGCGGCGACCCCCACCACCTGCAGGACATGCTGAAGGAGAGCAGCGGGAGCCTCACCCTCAAGATCCTACCCAGCTACCGCGAGCAGGCCGCCCCCTCGCAG GTTTACTTGAAGCCATACTTTGACTACAATCCAGCCAATGACAACCTGATCCCCTGCAAGGAGGCGGGGCTTGGCTTCTCCAGAGGAAGCGTCCTTCAGATTGTCAACAAGGAGGACCCCAACTGGTGGCAG GCGTGCCACGTTGTGGGCGGAGTCACAGGACTGATCCCCAGCCAGTTCTTGGAAGAGAAGAGGAAAGCGTTTGTGCGGAGAGACTGGGACGGGTCAG GTATGCTCTGTGGGACGGTCAGTGggaagaagaagaggaggatgatGTACCTGACGGCTAAGAATGCAG AGTTTGACCGTCACGAACTGCAGATATATGAGGAGGTGGCGAAGATGCCCCCTTTCCAGAGGAAAACGCTGGTTCTGATCGGAGCGCAAGGGGTGGGGCGACGGAGCCTGAAGAACAGGCTCATGATTCTCAACCCGAGCCGATTCGGTACCACCGTCCCCT TCACGTCACGGAGCCCCCGCGAGGACGAGAGGGACGGCCACTCGTATCGCTTCGTGACGCGGACGGAAATGGAGGCGGACATCAAGACGGGCCGGTATCTGGAGCACGGCGAGTACGACGGGAACCTCTATGGAACCAAGATGGACTCCATCCACGGGGTGGTGAGCAGTGGCCAGACCTGCATCCTGGACGTCAACCCTCAG GCGCTGAAGGTTCTGAAGACGGCCGAGTTCATGCCGTTCGTCGTCTTCATAGCCGCCCCGGAGCTGGAGACGCTGCGGGCGATGCACAAAGCCGTCGTCGACGCGGGAATCACCACAAAGCTGCTCACG GACAATGACCTAAAGAAGACGGTGGATGAAAGTGCAAGGATCCAGAGAGCCTATGACCACTATTTTGACCTCACGATTGTCAACAACAACCTGGACAAGGCCTTTGAGGAGCTTCAGGTGGCCGTGGACAAACTGTGCTCAGAACCACAGTGGGTCCCAGTCAGCTGGGTCTACTGA
- the pals2a gene encoding MAGUK p55 subfamily member 6a isoform X2, whose product MQQVLDNLDDLPSSTGAEDIDLIFLKGIIESPIVRSLAKAHERLEDVKLEAVQDNNVALVTEILEDIRGLSLQDRSASELSRILTEPHFQSLLEAHDQVASKSYDTLPSEVTKDSSTGNCLQADAVRMIGIQKKSGEPLGVTFRVENGELVIARILHGGMIDRQGLLHVGDVIKEINGHGTGGDPHHLQDMLKESSGSLTLKILPSYREQAAPSQVYLKPYFDYNPANDNLIPCKEAGLGFSRGSVLQIVNKEDPNWWQACHVVGGVTGLIPSQFLEEKRKAFVRRDWDGSGMLCGTVSGKKKRRMMYLTAKNAEFDRHELQIYEEVAKMPPFQRKTLVLIGAQGVGRRSLKNRLMILNPSRFGTTVPFTSRSPREDERDGHSYRFVTRTEMEADIKTGRYLEHGEYDGNLYGTKMDSIHGVVSSGQTCILDVNPQALKVLKTAEFMPFVVFIAAPELETLRAMHKAVVDAGITTKLLTDNDLKKTVDESARIQRAYDHYFDLTIVNNNLDKAFEELQVAVDKLCSEPQWVPVSWVY is encoded by the exons ATGCAGCAGGTCCTGGACAACCTCGACGACCTGCCCAGCTCCACGGGGGCCGAGGATATCGACCTGATCTTCCTGAAGGGCATCATTGAGAGCCCCATCGTCCGCTCGCTCGCCAAG gcccacGAGCGGCTAGAGGACGTGAAGCTGGAGGCGGTCCAGGACAACAACGTGGCGCTGGTAacggagatcctggaggacatccgcgGCCTGAGCCTGCAGGACCGCAGTGCCTCAGAGCTCTCCAGGATCCTGACGGAGCCGCACTTCCAG TCGCTGTTGGAGGCTCACGACCAGGTAGCGTCGAAGTCCTACGACACCCTGCCATCCGAGGTCACTAAGGACTCATCGACGGGCAACTGTCTGCAGGCGGACGCTGTGCGGATGATCGGAATTCAGAAGAAGAGTGGAGAACCGCTG GGGGTGACGTTCCGCGTGGAGAACGGCGAGCTCGTGATCGCCCGCATCCTGCACGGCGGCATGATCGACCGGCAGGGCCTGCTGCACGTGGGCGACGTCATCAAGGAGATCAACGGGCACGGAACGGGCGGCGACCCCCACCACCTGCAGGACATGCTGAAGGAGAGCAGCGGGAGCCTCACCCTCAAGATCCTACCCAGCTACCGCGAGCAGGCCGCCCCCTCGCAG GTTTACTTGAAGCCATACTTTGACTACAATCCAGCCAATGACAACCTGATCCCCTGCAAGGAGGCGGGGCTTGGCTTCTCCAGAGGAAGCGTCCTTCAGATTGTCAACAAGGAGGACCCCAACTGGTGGCAG GCGTGCCACGTTGTGGGCGGAGTCACAGGACTGATCCCCAGCCAGTTCTTGGAAGAGAAGAGGAAAGCGTTTGTGCGGAGAGACTGGGACGGGTCAG GTATGCTCTGTGGGACGGTCAGTGggaagaagaagaggaggatgatGTACCTGACGGCTAAGAATGCAG AGTTTGACCGTCACGAACTGCAGATATATGAGGAGGTGGCGAAGATGCCCCCTTTCCAGAGGAAAACGCTGGTTCTGATCGGAGCGCAAGGGGTGGGGCGACGGAGCCTGAAGAACAGGCTCATGATTCTCAACCCGAGCCGATTCGGTACCACCGTCCCCT TCACGTCACGGAGCCCCCGCGAGGACGAGAGGGACGGCCACTCGTATCGCTTCGTGACGCGGACGGAAATGGAGGCGGACATCAAGACGGGCCGGTATCTGGAGCACGGCGAGTACGACGGGAACCTCTATGGAACCAAGATGGACTCCATCCACGGGGTGGTGAGCAGTGGCCAGACCTGCATCCTGGACGTCAACCCTCAG GCGCTGAAGGTTCTGAAGACGGCCGAGTTCATGCCGTTCGTCGTCTTCATAGCCGCCCCGGAGCTGGAGACGCTGCGGGCGATGCACAAAGCCGTCGTCGACGCGGGAATCACCACAAAGCTGCTCACG GACAATGACCTAAAGAAGACGGTGGATGAAAGTGCAAGGATCCAGAGAGCCTATGACCACTATTTTGACCTCACGATTGTCAACAACAACCTGGACAAGGCCTTTGAGGAGCTTCAGGTGGCCGTGGACAAACTGTGCTCAGAACCACAGTGGGTCCCAGTCAGCTGGGTCTACTGA
- the gsdmeb gene encoding gasdermin Eb isoform X5 produces the protein MFAKATRKFVREIDPDGCLIPVSRLNDSDKLLLLSIVVKSKPIWFWKPPKYKPSDFTLSDVLLGDKEIKPDAQETEFLKYEGMYGDIKMGKLDTEVSPVNLNLEGETSSMLQSSFGTLKKQEVDVQKLLEESRDSFMNLEHCLIKQMREQQKEAFGVLKERIFTTEQCTIYEQVQEQGDCATALGFRKHKIQVSVKNEGTRFMDSKVSLEIPPQTVLAYSIIELEVKAHGKFDLCLLPQVQGGFEVDSSGGARVVAEGPTAKELKDPQSLEGETLQVLLKDLKGLNVHFQQLAAIPARTRRRLFDFLKEMVLDRAAVNWLGDMLDRHHRGEAIGWGQLEEGFPLNRMAQSVLDLLKEMTDAALAALGDCCTPSVLQVLQHLVQSFEEGEEEHVKDEGLSTLLGDGAFQSAARLCRHCGVNLRREGGAVRGDVGQNPGFGPLVLCIVVRGLACLSAP, from the exons ATGTTCGCTAAAGCCACCAGAAAATTCGTCAGAGAGATCGACCCAGATGGCTGTCTGATACCCGTGTCCCGACTCAATGACTCGGACAAGCTGCTCCTTCTTTCAATAGTTGTGAAGTCGAAGCCCATTTGGTTCTGGAAGCCACCAAAATACAAACCATCGGACTTCACCCTGAGTGACGTGCTGCTGGGAGACAAGGAAATTAAGCCGG ATGCACAGGAAACTGAATTCCTGAAGTATGAGGGGATGTATGGAGATATCAAGATGGGAAAGTTGGACACGGAAGTGAGTCCTGTGAACTTAAATTTGGAAGGAGAGACATCCTCCATGCTGCAGTCCTCCTTTGGCACCCTGAAGAAACAAGAGGTGGATGTTCAGAAACTTCTGGAGGAGTCCAGGGACAG CTTTATGAATTTGGAGCACTGCTTGATTAAGCAGATGAGGGAACAGCAAAAGGAAGCGTTCGGAGTGCTGAAGGAGAGGATTTTCACCACTGAGCAGTGCACCATCTATGAGCAGGTGCAAGAGCAGGGAGACTGCGCTACAGCCCTGGGATTCCGGAAGCACAAGATACAG GTTTCGGTGAAGAATGAAGGAACCCGATTCATGGACAGCAAAGTGTCCCTGGAGATCCCTCCTCAGACCGTCCTCGCCTACAGCATCATTGAGCTTGAAGTGAAAGCCCATGGGAAGTTTG acctctgcctgcTGCCTCAAGTCCAGGGTGGGTTTGAAGTGGATTCTAGTGGAGGAGCCCGTGTCGTGGCTGAGGGACCGACTGCGAAGGAATTAAAGGACCCACAGAGTCTCGAGGGGGAGACGCTTCAGGTTCTACTGAAAG ATCTGAAGGGGCTGAATGTCCATTTTCAGCAGCTGGCCGCGATTCCAGCACGTACCAGACGCAGACTGTTCGACTTCCTGAAGGAGATGGTGCTGGACAGAGCAGCAGTCAACTGGCTGGGGGACATG TTGGATCGGCATCACCGAGGCGAGGCGATTGGCTGGGGGCAGCTGGAGGAGGGGTTTCCGCTGAACCGGATGGCCCAATCAGTTCTAGACCTCTTGAAGG AAATGACTGATGCTGCTTTGGCAGCTCTGGGAGACTGTTGCACTCCATCTGTCCTACAGGTTTTGCAGCATTTG GTACAAAGTTTCGAAGAAGGCGAGGAAGAGCATGTGAAGGATGAAGGCCTCTCCACCCTGCTGGGAGATGGTGCCTTCCAGAGCGCGGCCCGGCTCTGTCGCCATTGCGGAGTGAACCTGCGCAGAGAGGGGGGGGCTGTACGAGGGGACGTGGGCCAAAACCCCGGGTTCGGCCCCCTCGTTCTGTGCATCGTGGTCCGGGGGCTCGCCTGCCTGTCCGCACCGTGA
- the gsdmeb gene encoding gasdermin Eb isoform X3 — MFAKATRKFVREIDPDGCLIPVSRLNDSDKLLLLSIVVKSKPIWFWKPPKYKPSDFTLSDVLLGDKEIKPDAQETEFLKYEGMYGDIKMGKLDTEVSPVNLNLEGETSSMLQSSFGTLKKQEVDVQKLLEESRDSFMNLEHCLIKQMREQQKEAFGVLKERIFTTEQCTIYEQVQEQGDCATALGFRKHKIQVSVKNEGTRFMDSKVSLEIPPQTVLAYSIIELEVKAHGKFDLCLLPQVQGGFEVDSSGGARVVAEGPTAKELKDPQSLEGETLQVLLKDLKGLNVHFQQLAAIPARTRRRLFDFLKEMVLDRAAVNWLGDMLDRHHRGEAIGWGQLEEGFPLNRMAQSVLDLLKGEGETAGEEPGSSPLLAVHMLVSGMEEMTDAALAALGDCCTPSVLQVLQHLVQSFEEGEEEHVKDEGLSTLLGDGAFQSAARLCRHCGVNLRREGGAVRGDVGQNPGFGPLVLCIVVRGLACLSAP; from the exons ATGTTCGCTAAAGCCACCAGAAAATTCGTCAGAGAGATCGACCCAGATGGCTGTCTGATACCCGTGTCCCGACTCAATGACTCGGACAAGCTGCTCCTTCTTTCAATAGTTGTGAAGTCGAAGCCCATTTGGTTCTGGAAGCCACCAAAATACAAACCATCGGACTTCACCCTGAGTGACGTGCTGCTGGGAGACAAGGAAATTAAGCCGG ATGCACAGGAAACTGAATTCCTGAAGTATGAGGGGATGTATGGAGATATCAAGATGGGAAAGTTGGACACGGAAGTGAGTCCTGTGAACTTAAATTTGGAAGGAGAGACATCCTCCATGCTGCAGTCCTCCTTTGGCACCCTGAAGAAACAAGAGGTGGATGTTCAGAAACTTCTGGAGGAGTCCAGGGACAG CTTTATGAATTTGGAGCACTGCTTGATTAAGCAGATGAGGGAACAGCAAAAGGAAGCGTTCGGAGTGCTGAAGGAGAGGATTTTCACCACTGAGCAGTGCACCATCTATGAGCAGGTGCAAGAGCAGGGAGACTGCGCTACAGCCCTGGGATTCCGGAAGCACAAGATACAG GTTTCGGTGAAGAATGAAGGAACCCGATTCATGGACAGCAAAGTGTCCCTGGAGATCCCTCCTCAGACCGTCCTCGCCTACAGCATCATTGAGCTTGAAGTGAAAGCCCATGGGAAGTTTG acctctgcctgcTGCCTCAAGTCCAGGGTGGGTTTGAAGTGGATTCTAGTGGAGGAGCCCGTGTCGTGGCTGAGGGACCGACTGCGAAGGAATTAAAGGACCCACAGAGTCTCGAGGGGGAGACGCTTCAGGTTCTACTGAAAG ATCTGAAGGGGCTGAATGTCCATTTTCAGCAGCTGGCCGCGATTCCAGCACGTACCAGACGCAGACTGTTCGACTTCCTGAAGGAGATGGTGCTGGACAGAGCAGCAGTCAACTGGCTGGGGGACATG TTGGATCGGCATCACCGAGGCGAGGCGATTGGCTGGGGGCAGCTGGAGGAGGGGTTTCCGCTGAACCGGATGGCCCAATCAGTTCTAGACCTCTTGAAGGGTGAGGGGGAGACTGCTGGGGAAGAGCCtggctcctcccccctgctagCGGTGCACATGCTG GTGAGCGGTATGGAAG AAATGACTGATGCTGCTTTGGCAGCTCTGGGAGACTGTTGCACTCCATCTGTCCTACAGGTTTTGCAGCATTTG GTACAAAGTTTCGAAGAAGGCGAGGAAGAGCATGTGAAGGATGAAGGCCTCTCCACCCTGCTGGGAGATGGTGCCTTCCAGAGCGCGGCCCGGCTCTGTCGCCATTGCGGAGTGAACCTGCGCAGAGAGGGGGGGGCTGTACGAGGGGACGTGGGCCAAAACCCCGGGTTCGGCCCCCTCGTTCTGTGCATCGTGGTCCGGGGGCTCGCCTGCCTGTCCGCACCGTGA
- the gsdmeb gene encoding gasdermin Eb isoform X1, whose amino-acid sequence MFAKATRKFVREIDPDGCLIPVSRLNDSDKLLLLSIVVKSKPIWFWKPPKYKPSDFTLSDVLLGDKEIKPDAQETEFLKYEGMYGDIKMGKLDTEVSPVNLNLEGETSSMLQSSFGTLKKQEVDVQKLLEESRDSFMNLEHCLIKQMREQQKEAFGVLKERIFTTEQCTIYEQVQEQGDCATALGFRKHKIQVSVKNEGTRFMDSKVSLEIPPQTVLAYSIIELEVKAHGKFDLCLLPQVQGGFEVDSSGGARVVAEGPTAKELKDPQSLEGETLQVLLKDLKGLNVHFQQLAAIPARTRRRLFDFLKEMVLDRAAVNWLGDMLDRHHRGEAIGWGQLEEGFPLNRMAQSVLDLLKGEGETAGEEPGSSPLLAVHMLVSAVEEMTDAALAALGDCCTPSVLQVLQHLVQSFEEGEEEHVKDEGLSTLLGDGAFQSAARLCRHCGVNLRREGGAVRGDVGQNPGFGPLVLCIVVRGLACLSAP is encoded by the exons ATGTTCGCTAAAGCCACCAGAAAATTCGTCAGAGAGATCGACCCAGATGGCTGTCTGATACCCGTGTCCCGACTCAATGACTCGGACAAGCTGCTCCTTCTTTCAATAGTTGTGAAGTCGAAGCCCATTTGGTTCTGGAAGCCACCAAAATACAAACCATCGGACTTCACCCTGAGTGACGTGCTGCTGGGAGACAAGGAAATTAAGCCGG ATGCACAGGAAACTGAATTCCTGAAGTATGAGGGGATGTATGGAGATATCAAGATGGGAAAGTTGGACACGGAAGTGAGTCCTGTGAACTTAAATTTGGAAGGAGAGACATCCTCCATGCTGCAGTCCTCCTTTGGCACCCTGAAGAAACAAGAGGTGGATGTTCAGAAACTTCTGGAGGAGTCCAGGGACAG CTTTATGAATTTGGAGCACTGCTTGATTAAGCAGATGAGGGAACAGCAAAAGGAAGCGTTCGGAGTGCTGAAGGAGAGGATTTTCACCACTGAGCAGTGCACCATCTATGAGCAGGTGCAAGAGCAGGGAGACTGCGCTACAGCCCTGGGATTCCGGAAGCACAAGATACAG GTTTCGGTGAAGAATGAAGGAACCCGATTCATGGACAGCAAAGTGTCCCTGGAGATCCCTCCTCAGACCGTCCTCGCCTACAGCATCATTGAGCTTGAAGTGAAAGCCCATGGGAAGTTTG acctctgcctgcTGCCTCAAGTCCAGGGTGGGTTTGAAGTGGATTCTAGTGGAGGAGCCCGTGTCGTGGCTGAGGGACCGACTGCGAAGGAATTAAAGGACCCACAGAGTCTCGAGGGGGAGACGCTTCAGGTTCTACTGAAAG ATCTGAAGGGGCTGAATGTCCATTTTCAGCAGCTGGCCGCGATTCCAGCACGTACCAGACGCAGACTGTTCGACTTCCTGAAGGAGATGGTGCTGGACAGAGCAGCAGTCAACTGGCTGGGGGACATG TTGGATCGGCATCACCGAGGCGAGGCGATTGGCTGGGGGCAGCTGGAGGAGGGGTTTCCGCTGAACCGGATGGCCCAATCAGTTCTAGACCTCTTGAAGGGTGAGGGGGAGACTGCTGGGGAAGAGCCtggctcctcccccctgctagCGGTGCACATGCTGGTGAGCGCTGTGGAAG AAATGACTGATGCTGCTTTGGCAGCTCTGGGAGACTGTTGCACTCCATCTGTCCTACAGGTTTTGCAGCATTTG GTACAAAGTTTCGAAGAAGGCGAGGAAGAGCATGTGAAGGATGAAGGCCTCTCCACCCTGCTGGGAGATGGTGCCTTCCAGAGCGCGGCCCGGCTCTGTCGCCATTGCGGAGTGAACCTGCGCAGAGAGGGGGGGGCTGTACGAGGGGACGTGGGCCAAAACCCCGGGTTCGGCCCCCTCGTTCTGTGCATCGTGGTCCGGGGGCTCGCCTGCCTGTCCGCACCGTGA
- the gsdmeb gene encoding gasdermin Eb isoform X6, with protein sequence MFAKATRKFVREIDPDGCLIPVSRLNDSDKLLLLSIVVKSKPIWFWKPPKYKPSDFTLSDVLLGDKEIKPDAQETEFLKYEGMYGDIKMGKLDTEVSPVNLNLEGETSSMLQSSFGTLKKQEVDVQKLLEESRDSFMNLEHCLIKQMREQQKEAFGVLKERIFTTEQCTIYEQVQEQGDCATALGFRKHKIQVSVKNEGTRFMDSKVSLEIPPQTVLAYSIIELEVKAHGKFDLCLLPQVQGGFEVDSSGGARVVAEGPTAKELKDPQSLEGETLQVLLKDLKGLNVHFQQLAAIPARTRRRLFDFLKEMVLDRAAVNWLGDMLDRHHRGEAIGWGQLEEGFPLNRMAQSVLDLLKGEGETAGEEPGSSPLLAVHMLVSGMEGERYGRND encoded by the exons ATGTTCGCTAAAGCCACCAGAAAATTCGTCAGAGAGATCGACCCAGATGGCTGTCTGATACCCGTGTCCCGACTCAATGACTCGGACAAGCTGCTCCTTCTTTCAATAGTTGTGAAGTCGAAGCCCATTTGGTTCTGGAAGCCACCAAAATACAAACCATCGGACTTCACCCTGAGTGACGTGCTGCTGGGAGACAAGGAAATTAAGCCGG ATGCACAGGAAACTGAATTCCTGAAGTATGAGGGGATGTATGGAGATATCAAGATGGGAAAGTTGGACACGGAAGTGAGTCCTGTGAACTTAAATTTGGAAGGAGAGACATCCTCCATGCTGCAGTCCTCCTTTGGCACCCTGAAGAAACAAGAGGTGGATGTTCAGAAACTTCTGGAGGAGTCCAGGGACAG CTTTATGAATTTGGAGCACTGCTTGATTAAGCAGATGAGGGAACAGCAAAAGGAAGCGTTCGGAGTGCTGAAGGAGAGGATTTTCACCACTGAGCAGTGCACCATCTATGAGCAGGTGCAAGAGCAGGGAGACTGCGCTACAGCCCTGGGATTCCGGAAGCACAAGATACAG GTTTCGGTGAAGAATGAAGGAACCCGATTCATGGACAGCAAAGTGTCCCTGGAGATCCCTCCTCAGACCGTCCTCGCCTACAGCATCATTGAGCTTGAAGTGAAAGCCCATGGGAAGTTTG acctctgcctgcTGCCTCAAGTCCAGGGTGGGTTTGAAGTGGATTCTAGTGGAGGAGCCCGTGTCGTGGCTGAGGGACCGACTGCGAAGGAATTAAAGGACCCACAGAGTCTCGAGGGGGAGACGCTTCAGGTTCTACTGAAAG ATCTGAAGGGGCTGAATGTCCATTTTCAGCAGCTGGCCGCGATTCCAGCACGTACCAGACGCAGACTGTTCGACTTCCTGAAGGAGATGGTGCTGGACAGAGCAGCAGTCAACTGGCTGGGGGACATG TTGGATCGGCATCACCGAGGCGAGGCGATTGGCTGGGGGCAGCTGGAGGAGGGGTTTCCGCTGAACCGGATGGCCCAATCAGTTCTAGACCTCTTGAAGGGTGAGGGGGAGACTGCTGGGGAAGAGCCtggctcctcccccctgctagCGGTGCACATGCTG GTGAGCGGTATGGAAGGTGAGCGGTATGGAAG AAATGACTGA
- the gsdmeb gene encoding gasdermin Eb isoform X7, with protein sequence MFAKATRKFVREIDPDGCLIPVSRLNDSDKLLLLSIVVKSKPIWFWKPPKYKPSDFTLSDVLLGDKEIKPDAQETEFLKYEGMYGDIKMGKLDTEVSPVNLNLEGETSSMLQSSFGTLKKQEVDVQKLLEESRDSFMNLEHCLIKQMREQQKEAFGVLKERIFTTEQCTIYEQVQEQGDCATALGFRKHKIQVSVKNEGTRFMDSKVSLEIPPQTVLAYSIIELEVKAHGKFDLCLLPQVQGGFEVDSSGGARVVAEGPTAKELKDPQSLEGETLQVLLKDLKGLNVHFQQLAAIPARTRRRLFDFLKEMVLDRAAVNWLGDMLDRHHRGEAIGWGQLEEGFPLNRMAQSVLDLLKGEGETAGEEPGSSPLLAVHMLK encoded by the exons ATGTTCGCTAAAGCCACCAGAAAATTCGTCAGAGAGATCGACCCAGATGGCTGTCTGATACCCGTGTCCCGACTCAATGACTCGGACAAGCTGCTCCTTCTTTCAATAGTTGTGAAGTCGAAGCCCATTTGGTTCTGGAAGCCACCAAAATACAAACCATCGGACTTCACCCTGAGTGACGTGCTGCTGGGAGACAAGGAAATTAAGCCGG ATGCACAGGAAACTGAATTCCTGAAGTATGAGGGGATGTATGGAGATATCAAGATGGGAAAGTTGGACACGGAAGTGAGTCCTGTGAACTTAAATTTGGAAGGAGAGACATCCTCCATGCTGCAGTCCTCCTTTGGCACCCTGAAGAAACAAGAGGTGGATGTTCAGAAACTTCTGGAGGAGTCCAGGGACAG CTTTATGAATTTGGAGCACTGCTTGATTAAGCAGATGAGGGAACAGCAAAAGGAAGCGTTCGGAGTGCTGAAGGAGAGGATTTTCACCACTGAGCAGTGCACCATCTATGAGCAGGTGCAAGAGCAGGGAGACTGCGCTACAGCCCTGGGATTCCGGAAGCACAAGATACAG GTTTCGGTGAAGAATGAAGGAACCCGATTCATGGACAGCAAAGTGTCCCTGGAGATCCCTCCTCAGACCGTCCTCGCCTACAGCATCATTGAGCTTGAAGTGAAAGCCCATGGGAAGTTTG acctctgcctgcTGCCTCAAGTCCAGGGTGGGTTTGAAGTGGATTCTAGTGGAGGAGCCCGTGTCGTGGCTGAGGGACCGACTGCGAAGGAATTAAAGGACCCACAGAGTCTCGAGGGGGAGACGCTTCAGGTTCTACTGAAAG ATCTGAAGGGGCTGAATGTCCATTTTCAGCAGCTGGCCGCGATTCCAGCACGTACCAGACGCAGACTGTTCGACTTCCTGAAGGAGATGGTGCTGGACAGAGCAGCAGTCAACTGGCTGGGGGACATG TTGGATCGGCATCACCGAGGCGAGGCGATTGGCTGGGGGCAGCTGGAGGAGGGGTTTCCGCTGAACCGGATGGCCCAATCAGTTCTAGACCTCTTGAAGGGTGAGGGGGAGACTGCTGGGGAAGAGCCtggctcctcccccctgctagCGGTGCACATGCTG AAATGA